In Allomuricauda ruestringensis DSM 13258, the following proteins share a genomic window:
- a CDS encoding CusA/CzcA family heavy metal efflux RND transporter encodes MINRIIDFSINNKFIIGLLTLALIGAGVYSMTRVPIDAVPDITNNQVQVITQSPNLGTEDIEQFVTYPVEVAMSNLPNVKEIRSVSRFGLSVVTIVFDDDVGTYLPRQLVAEKLPEVQEQIPSGFGKPVMGPISTGLGEIYQYILEVDDGHQGEYSSTELRTIQDWIVRRQMAMVPGVVEVNAFGGNKKQYEVAVDPDELRAIGITITEVFSALENNNQNTGGAYIERNHQANFIRGEGLARTISDIENMVVKTVNGIPIKVKDIGMVSMGSAVRYGALTKDGKGEAVGGMILMLKGANSNEVIENVTQRVEQIQQSLPEGVSIKPFLDRSELIAETTGTVTGNLLEGGLIVIFVLVLLLGNWRGGLIVASTIPLSLLFAFILMNVFDVWANLMSLGAIDFGIIVDGAVIIVEGTVFLMYSYVVKKKAVSKEKRDDIAAKASKKMMNAAFFGQLIILIVFLPILALEGVEGKMFQPMALTFIFAMIGAMLLCLTYVPMVSALFLRPPKSEKQSYGDRFVHWIERKYEPLLTKSLSKAKVVVSIAIALFAVAIFVFTRMGGEFIPQLDEGDIAFHAILKPGSSLSETIETTTKIERIVKAEFPEAETVLSRIGVADVPTDPMPMDIADVFVILKPTDEWTSADSKDELVEKMKEAISIVPGVNFEFTQPIEMRFNELLTGVREDVAIKLFGEDLDVLASKAEEMGEIIATVPGVADMKVEATDGLPQITIDYNRDKLAQYGLKINQLNKVVQAAFAGGKAGVIFEGEKRFDLVVRLQKENRQSIEDIQNLFINLPNGSQIPLREIADVSYEPGPMQISRDNTNRRTYVGINIRDRDVKSVVEDIQAKLDAQFDLPAGYYIRYGGAFENLERASNRLQTVVPIALFLIFILIYFALKSFPQTLMIYLAIPMATIGGVFALWLRDMPFSISAGVGFIVLFGVAVLNGLVMISGLNELKEEGVTDLKDRIIEGTKRRIRPIMLTAFTDILGFLPMAISASAGAEVQRPLATVVIGGLLTSTLLTLFILPIFYQWVEGRSERKRPNPKWITPTVMICLLFTTVCAKAQEVQPQDSLPTISLEDAVEISKKNYPLLKTKQWEVQKQTALKGTAYDLGNTQVFTGGEEIVDGKGIYTLVGVGQQNIDLLGISAKKRLQKQRIALAETALDLSGLQVEQEVKKAWSEAYRQRQKFELYHELDSIYSQFKKAIELNFKVEAISRLEYSSATNQALQISNKLQQAESDYAIALQKLNLWLVSDIFYSVPAKLNESAVTVLELDGDLGKHPELELSQRRIEEAGATYDAARADLLPKFNLQGGLQQINGDSGFYNYQAGISVPLFSGTERSRAKAAKIESEIAKTNADYAKRQLQSEYRQAVQAYLKWRASWQFYRDKALPLAQEQRKGALLAYREGAVDYAAFTQIVRDAINTEMDALDALDNYLESVFELQYFKQ; translated from the coding sequence ATGATCAACAGAATCATTGATTTTTCAATCAATAATAAATTTATTATTGGTCTGCTCACCCTCGCATTGATCGGTGCGGGCGTTTATAGCATGACCCGAGTTCCGATCGATGCCGTGCCGGATATCACCAATAATCAAGTGCAGGTCATTACACAGTCGCCCAATCTGGGAACGGAGGATATAGAGCAATTTGTTACCTATCCCGTTGAGGTTGCCATGAGCAATCTGCCCAACGTCAAGGAAATCCGTTCTGTTTCCCGTTTTGGACTTTCCGTTGTTACCATTGTATTTGATGACGATGTGGGCACCTATTTACCCAGACAGCTCGTCGCCGAAAAACTGCCCGAGGTTCAGGAACAGATCCCTTCGGGCTTTGGCAAACCCGTTATGGGACCGATTTCAACGGGATTGGGCGAAATCTACCAATATATCCTTGAAGTCGATGATGGACATCAAGGCGAATATTCGTCAACGGAACTGCGAACGATCCAGGACTGGATTGTACGGAGACAGATGGCCATGGTCCCCGGGGTGGTCGAGGTAAACGCCTTTGGTGGCAATAAGAAGCAATACGAAGTGGCGGTTGATCCGGACGAACTCCGTGCCATTGGCATTACCATTACTGAAGTGTTCTCGGCCCTCGAAAACAACAATCAGAATACCGGTGGTGCCTATATCGAGCGTAACCACCAAGCCAACTTTATCCGAGGCGAGGGGCTGGCCAGGACCATTTCGGATATCGAAAACATGGTGGTCAAGACCGTTAATGGCATTCCCATCAAAGTGAAGGATATAGGAATGGTAAGTATGGGGAGTGCGGTACGCTACGGTGCGCTCACCAAAGATGGAAAGGGCGAAGCCGTGGGCGGAATGATCTTGATGCTCAAAGGGGCTAATTCCAACGAGGTGATCGAAAACGTGACCCAACGGGTGGAACAGATACAACAGTCCCTTCCTGAAGGTGTTTCCATTAAGCCTTTCCTTGACCGTAGTGAATTGATTGCCGAGACAACAGGTACTGTAACGGGGAACCTTCTGGAAGGTGGCCTTATCGTGATCTTCGTGTTGGTCTTGTTGTTGGGGAATTGGCGTGGAGGACTTATTGTGGCTTCGACCATACCCTTATCCTTATTGTTTGCCTTCATCCTGATGAATGTTTTTGACGTATGGGCAAACTTGATGAGCTTGGGGGCAATCGATTTTGGAATCATTGTAGATGGTGCGGTGATCATCGTAGAGGGTACCGTTTTCTTAATGTACTCCTATGTGGTCAAAAAGAAAGCCGTAAGCAAAGAAAAACGGGACGACATCGCCGCTAAGGCCTCCAAAAAAATGATGAATGCCGCCTTCTTTGGCCAGCTGATCATTTTGATCGTATTCCTGCCCATTTTGGCTTTGGAGGGTGTTGAAGGGAAAATGTTCCAGCCCATGGCCCTGACCTTCATTTTTGCGATGATCGGGGCAATGCTATTGTGCCTTACCTATGTGCCGATGGTTTCGGCCTTGTTCCTACGACCGCCAAAATCCGAAAAACAATCCTATGGCGATAGGTTCGTGCATTGGATCGAGCGGAAATATGAACCACTGTTGACCAAGTCACTTTCCAAGGCCAAAGTGGTCGTAAGCATTGCCATTGCCCTTTTTGCGGTTGCCATTTTCGTCTTTACGAGAATGGGCGGCGAGTTTATACCACAATTGGACGAAGGCGATATTGCCTTCCACGCTATCCTGAAACCCGGCAGTTCCCTGTCGGAAACCATCGAAACCACCACAAAGATTGAGCGCATCGTGAAGGCCGAATTTCCAGAGGCGGAAACCGTTCTCAGTCGTATCGGTGTCGCCGATGTACCTACCGACCCGATGCCCATGGATATCGCCGATGTATTCGTCATCCTCAAACCAACGGATGAATGGACATCTGCGGATAGCAAGGACGAACTGGTGGAAAAAATGAAGGAGGCCATCAGTATCGTTCCAGGTGTGAACTTTGAATTTACCCAGCCTATCGAAATGCGCTTCAACGAACTGCTTACGGGGGTCCGAGAGGATGTGGCCATTAAATTGTTCGGGGAAGACCTTGACGTATTGGCAAGCAAGGCCGAGGAAATGGGGGAAATCATTGCCACCGTTCCCGGTGTGGCCGATATGAAAGTAGAGGCCACGGACGGCCTGCCCCAAATCACCATCGACTACAACCGCGATAAATTGGCACAGTACGGTCTTAAGATCAACCAACTCAATAAAGTGGTACAGGCAGCCTTTGCGGGTGGAAAGGCTGGCGTGATCTTCGAGGGCGAAAAAAGGTTTGACCTAGTGGTAAGGCTTCAAAAGGAAAACAGGCAAAGCATCGAGGACATCCAAAACCTGTTCATCAACCTGCCCAATGGCTCCCAAATCCCATTACGGGAAATTGCCGATGTAAGTTATGAACCCGGTCCGATGCAGATAAGCCGTGACAATACAAATAGACGGACCTATGTAGGTATCAATATTCGCGACCGTGATGTAAAATCGGTGGTAGAGGATATCCAGGCAAAATTGGACGCCCAGTTCGACCTGCCCGCAGGATATTACATTCGGTATGGTGGAGCTTTCGAAAATCTGGAACGCGCCAGCAATAGATTGCAAACTGTTGTCCCTATTGCCTTGTTCCTGATTTTCATATTGATCTATTTTGCGCTAAAGTCCTTTCCACAGACCTTGATGATCTATCTCGCCATCCCAATGGCCACCATTGGTGGTGTATTCGCCCTGTGGTTAAGGGATATGCCCTTCAGTATTTCCGCAGGCGTCGGCTTTATCGTGTTGTTTGGTGTGGCCGTTCTGAACGGGCTGGTCATGATCAGTGGTCTGAATGAACTGAAAGAAGAAGGGGTAACCGATCTTAAAGATAGAATTATAGAAGGCACCAAGCGAAGGATACGTCCCATTATGCTGACGGCCTTTACCGATATTTTAGGTTTCCTGCCCATGGCCATTTCCGCATCGGCAGGGGCAGAAGTACAACGCCCTTTGGCCACCGTTGTCATTGGCGGCTTGCTAACTTCGACCCTCTTGACGCTCTTTATCCTTCCCATCTTTTACCAATGGGTCGAGGGACGTTCGGAACGGAAGAGGCCCAACCCAAAATGGATTACCCCTACGGTCATGATCTGTCTTTTGTTCACTACCGTTTGCGCAAAAGCACAAGAAGTTCAACCGCAAGATTCTCTGCCTACTATTTCATTGGAAGATGCCGTGGAAATTTCCAAGAAAAACTATCCGTTGTTGAAAACAAAACAATGGGAAGTCCAAAAACAAACCGCCCTTAAAGGAACGGCCTACGACCTTGGCAATACCCAAGTCTTCACAGGTGGCGAAGAAATTGTGGATGGAAAAGGAATTTATACCTTGGTAGGGGTTGGACAACAGAATATCGACCTTTTGGGCATCAGTGCAAAAAAGCGTTTGCAGAAACAACGCATCGCTTTGGCCGAGACAGCTCTTGACCTTTCCGGACTGCAAGTAGAACAGGAAGTGAAAAAAGCGTGGTCGGAAGCCTATCGACAACGACAGAAATTTGAACTGTACCATGAACTGGATTCCATTTATTCACAGTTTAAAAAAGCAATAGAGCTCAACTTCAAGGTGGAAGCCATTTCCAGATTGGAATATTCATCGGCTACAAATCAGGCCTTGCAAATCAGCAATAAACTGCAACAGGCGGAAAGCGATTATGCCATCGCCCTGCAAAAGCTCAATCTATGGTTGGTTTCGGATATCTTCTATTCAGTGCCAGCAAAACTTAATGAAAGCGCGGTAACGGTTTTGGAATTGGATGGGGATTTGGGAAAACATCCAGAGCTGGAACTTTCACAAAGGCGCATCGAGGAGGCCGGGGCCACCTATGATGCGGCACGTGCCGATCTCCTGCCTAAGTTCAACCTTCAGGGCGGACTGCAACAGATCAATGGCGATAGCGGGTTCTACAACTATCAAGCCGGTATTTCGGTTCCTTTGTTTTCGGGTACCGAGCGCAGTCGGGCCAAGGCCGCTAAAATTGAAAGTGAAATCGCAAAGACCAATGCGGATTATGCCAAACGCCAGCTGCAATCCGAATATCGGCAGGCCGTGCAAGCCTATCTGAAATGGAGGGCATCGTGGCAATTTTATAGGGACAAGGCCTTGCCACTTGCCCAAGAGCAGCGCAAGGGTGCATTGTTGGCCTACAGGGAAGGTGCGGTGGACTATGCAGCGTTCACACAAATTGTTCGGGATGCCATAAACACGGAAATGGATGCCCTTGACGCCCTTGACAACTATCTAGAATCAGTATTTGAACTACAATATTTTAAACAATAG
- a CDS encoding heavy metal translocating P-type ATPase, with product MKKKKVKLRDLGSKEHQGENGHESGHNPSGPKGVSKFKPYLPAIFSFIMLIIGIAVDYFDTLPFFKGWIRVAWYTLAYLPVGFPVIKEGWNSIKHGDFFTEFFLMSIATLGAFAIGEYPEGVAVMLFYAVGELFQSAAVNRAKGNIKALLDARPDEALVFRKGGFVAVNPETVEVGEKIQVRVGEKIPLDGILLSERASLNTAAITGESKPDTINKDEKVFAGSINLDSVVEVETTKEFKDSSIARILDMVQNATARKSKTELFIRKFARIYTPIVVFLAIGLTFLPYFFVDGYVFRDWLYRALIFLVVSCPCALVISIPLGYFGGLGAASRNGILFKGASFLDAMTKVNTVVMDKTGTVTKGVFKIKDIRSTQFEEAEFMNYLMAMEEQSTHPIAKAVLEYKAEGTGLGATDVSEVAGKGLKGTVNGKTVLVGNKALMTANHIEVPLKTDAIVESIVMVAIDGKFAGYVTIADELKEDAHQAIKQIRGAGISKIIMLSGDKDSITQQVAKELNMDWAKGGLLPEDKLSEVEELKKQPGTKVAFMGDGINDAPVLAASDVGIAMGGLGSDVAIETADVIIQTDHPSKMARAVKIGLSTRRIVWQNIGLAFGVKLIVLILGAGGLATMWEAVFADVGVALLAILNAIRLQKMKWE from the coding sequence ATGAAAAAGAAAAAAGTAAAACTACGTGACCTGGGTTCAAAAGAACACCAGGGCGAAAACGGACACGAAAGTGGCCATAACCCTAGCGGTCCTAAAGGTGTATCTAAATTCAAGCCTTATTTACCGGCCATTTTCAGCTTTATAATGCTCATTATCGGCATTGCTGTGGACTATTTTGATACTTTGCCTTTTTTCAAGGGTTGGATAAGGGTAGCATGGTACACCCTTGCTTATTTACCTGTTGGTTTTCCTGTCATCAAGGAGGGTTGGAACAGTATCAAACATGGTGATTTCTTTACTGAATTTTTCCTGATGTCCATTGCCACTTTGGGGGCCTTTGCCATAGGCGAATACCCTGAAGGCGTAGCCGTAATGCTATTCTATGCCGTGGGCGAACTGTTTCAAAGTGCAGCTGTAAACCGGGCAAAGGGGAACATCAAGGCCCTTTTGGATGCACGACCGGACGAAGCTCTGGTATTTCGCAAAGGGGGCTTTGTTGCCGTAAATCCCGAAACCGTCGAAGTTGGCGAAAAGATTCAGGTGCGCGTGGGCGAGAAAATTCCCTTGGACGGTATTCTGTTATCCGAAAGAGCTTCCCTCAATACGGCTGCCATCACTGGCGAAAGTAAACCTGATACCATAAACAAGGATGAAAAGGTCTTTGCCGGAAGTATTAACCTCGACAGTGTTGTCGAAGTGGAAACGACTAAGGAATTCAAGGACAGTTCCATTGCCCGGATTTTGGATATGGTGCAAAACGCGACAGCCCGGAAATCAAAGACCGAACTTTTCATTAGAAAATTTGCAAGGATCTATACGCCCATTGTGGTCTTTCTTGCTATCGGATTAACGTTCCTTCCCTACTTTTTTGTGGATGGTTACGTATTTAGGGATTGGCTTTACCGAGCCTTGATATTCCTTGTAGTTTCCTGTCCCTGTGCCTTGGTCATTTCCATTCCGCTCGGTTATTTTGGTGGTCTGGGTGCGGCATCCCGAAACGGGATCCTTTTCAAGGGCGCATCTTTTTTGGATGCAATGACCAAAGTGAACACGGTCGTAATGGACAAAACAGGGACCGTTACCAAAGGGGTTTTTAAAATCAAGGACATCAGGTCCACCCAATTTGAGGAGGCCGAGTTTATGAATTATTTGATGGCCATGGAAGAACAATCCACCCATCCCATAGCCAAGGCGGTTTTGGAATACAAGGCTGAGGGTACGGGTTTAGGGGCAACCGATGTATCGGAAGTTGCCGGAAAGGGGTTAAAAGGAACGGTCAACGGGAAAACGGTACTGGTGGGCAACAAAGCCTTGATGACCGCAAACCACATAGAGGTCCCTTTGAAAACCGATGCCATTGTGGAATCCATTGTCATGGTTGCCATTGACGGAAAATTTGCAGGCTATGTGACCATTGCGGATGAACTCAAGGAAGATGCACATCAAGCCATCAAGCAAATCAGGGGTGCCGGGATTTCGAAAATCATCATGCTCTCTGGTGATAAAGATTCCATAACGCAACAAGTTGCGAAAGAACTGAACATGGATTGGGCCAAGGGCGGCTTATTGCCCGAGGATAAGCTCAGCGAAGTGGAAGAACTTAAAAAACAACCCGGCACCAAAGTGGCCTTTATGGGGGATGGCATCAATGATGCACCCGTTCTGGCCGCCAGTGATGTGGGTATTGCCATGGGGGGTTTGGGCAGTGATGTGGCCATTGAAACTGCTGATGTCATCATCCAAACCGACCACCCGAGTAAGATGGCACGAGCGGTAAAAATCGGGCTCTCCACCCGTAGGATCGTATGGCAGAACATTGGTTTGGCATTTGGGGTGAAGCTAATCGTCCTTATTCTGGGCGCGGGTGGTTTGGCTACAATGTGGGAAGCGGTGTTTGCCGATGTGGGCGTGGCGCTTTTGGCAATATTGAATGCAATACGGTTACAGAAAATGAAATGGGAATAG
- a CDS encoding Fur family transcriptional regulator, which yields MTEIEKTLENKGVRPTAMRILIYKYMAEKEVAIALTDIENAFSKADRTTLYRTLKTFEEKRIVHQIDDGTNISKYALCEPGCNCEMEQDLHLHFHCGNCDETVCLTEHKIPHINLPDGYVAENANLVIKGICDKCSGQ from the coding sequence ATGACAGAAATTGAAAAAACATTGGAAAACAAAGGTGTCCGCCCCACGGCGATGCGTATCTTGATCTATAAATATATGGCTGAAAAGGAAGTGGCCATTGCCCTGACCGATATAGAGAACGCTTTCTCGAAAGCCGACAGAACCACCTTGTACCGGACCCTGAAAACCTTTGAGGAAAAACGCATTGTGCACCAAATAGATGATGGCACCAATATTTCAAAATATGCCCTGTGCGAGCCAGGTTGCAATTGTGAAATGGAACAAGATCTGCACCTGCACTTTCATTGCGGTAACTGTGATGAAACGGTGTGTCTCACTGAGCATAAGATCCCCCATATCAATCTGCCCGATGGGTATGTGGCCGAAAATGCCAATTTGGTCATTAAGGGAATCTGCGACAAGTGCAGCGGACAATAA
- a CDS encoding efflux RND transporter periplasmic adaptor subunit, giving the protein MNNLFKYSLIGLVTMLLALTSCGNSRADTEEAMQKNPEVGEMQKEGEVKEAMLTEAQYRNLNMKIDTLAQRVMKQYVEANGQLEVPPQNEATITTVVGANVVSIEVIEGDKVSKGQTVAYLSHPNIIQKQTDYLNAYSNSQFLMKEFERQKTLYDAGVGSGANFQKAEAEYRASQSLAKGLEAQLLQLNIAASGVRNGTIYQQVPLRSPIEGFVQKVAIKTGQYVEPQTDLFEIVDTHHVHADLMVFEKDVYKVNVGQQVSFNVQSIPGKELTAKIYSVGKTFEQNPKAIHVHAEIENKEGQLIPGMYVEGRIEIQNFETIAVPESAISSNEGKKYIFRADREGNDWSFKPVEITTGPHEGDWVAISFVDSVGPNTTFAYNNAYYLMAQMKKGDAGHSH; this is encoded by the coding sequence ATGAACAATCTTTTTAAATATAGCCTTATTGGGCTCGTGACGATGCTCTTGGCACTTACTTCCTGTGGGAATTCCAGAGCCGATACCGAGGAGGCAATGCAAAAAAATCCTGAAGTGGGCGAAATGCAGAAAGAAGGTGAAGTCAAGGAAGCCATGCTAACGGAAGCGCAATACCGCAACCTTAACATGAAAATTGATACACTTGCCCAACGTGTCATGAAGCAGTATGTGGAGGCCAATGGGCAACTGGAGGTCCCACCACAGAACGAAGCGACCATTACTACCGTCGTAGGTGCCAATGTGGTGTCCATAGAGGTCATTGAAGGCGACAAAGTAAGCAAAGGACAAACGGTTGCCTATCTGTCCCACCCCAACATCATCCAGAAACAGACCGATTACCTGAACGCCTACAGCAACAGCCAGTTTCTTATGAAGGAATTTGAAAGACAAAAAACCTTGTATGATGCGGGGGTGGGCAGTGGGGCGAATTTTCAAAAGGCCGAAGCGGAATACCGGGCATCCCAAAGCCTGGCAAAGGGATTGGAAGCACAGTTGCTACAATTGAACATTGCCGCATCCGGGGTGAGAAACGGGACTATTTATCAACAGGTTCCATTGCGAAGTCCCATTGAGGGATTTGTCCAAAAAGTAGCGATCAAGACCGGGCAGTACGTAGAACCGCAGACCGACCTATTTGAAATCGTTGATACCCATCACGTCCATGCCGATTTAATGGTGTTTGAAAAGGATGTGTACAAAGTAAATGTAGGGCAGCAAGTATCCTTTAATGTTCAATCCATTCCCGGGAAGGAACTTACCGCGAAAATTTATTCCGTTGGGAAAACTTTCGAGCAAAATCCCAAAGCGATACACGTCCATGCTGAAATCGAGAACAAGGAAGGGCAGCTGATCCCCGGGATGTATGTTGAAGGACGTATAGAAATCCAAAATTTCGAAACCATTGCGGTCCCTGAAAGTGCAATCAGTTCGAACGAAGGAAAAAAATATATTTTTAGGGCGGACCGGGAAGGCAATGACTGGAGCTTTAAACCCGTAGAAATTACCACAGGCCCCCATGAGGGGGATTGGGTCGCCATCAGTTTTGTAGACTCCGTTGGACCAAACACTACATTTGCATACAACAATGCCTACTATTTGATGGCCCAAATGAAAAAAGGGGATGCGGGCCATAGCCATTGA
- a CDS encoding DUF6660 family protein, whose protein sequence is MPCGDTANGSNDSQVVTVIDIDTDHDQDCGLCSPFCQCHCCHVHTIDFGLVTFEPLQPEIPHEFFAHFDDLGKDIPHSILQPPRA, encoded by the coding sequence GTGCCTTGTGGTGATACAGCGAATGGTTCCAATGATTCCCAAGTTGTTACGGTAATCGATATTGATACAGACCATGACCAAGATTGTGGGCTGTGTTCACCATTCTGCCAATGTCATTGTTGCCATGTCCACACCATAGATTTCGGACTTGTCACATTCGAACCGCTTCAGCCTGAAATCCCACACGAATTCTTTGCCCATTTTGATGACCTCGGCAAGGATATCCCACATTCTATTTTACAGCCCCCTCGGGCATGA